The sequence below is a genomic window from Neodiprion pinetum isolate iyNeoPine1 chromosome 7, iyNeoPine1.2, whole genome shotgun sequence.
TCTTGCGGTTGAATCTCGATTCGCGATAAGGGTGGAAGCAAAATTTCATGGAAGCGATAAGCAGAATGCAGTAAGTTATTGCGCATGTGCCACGGCTTTTACAGAACCCACAGCGCATGCGCAATTTAAGTCGGATAAATAGCATGGTCGGTCAGATTCGTCAGTGTGATAAGAGTGATGCGAGGGTAACCGACACTCCGATATCATAGCCGTTGTTAAACGAGAGAAAGCAGCTCTATCGGGATTTTCTGGAACTATGAAAACTGGACAACAGTGGACCGACCATGAAGAATGCGGCGGATAATACAACCCGTTGGAGtggttcaacaaaatttcgtAGAAATATTCTACTACCTTACAACCGTTGATAAGGCGTTTTTCTGAACCAATTTGTGCGAATTATTCTAAGAGATTATcaactgaaaatattagacCTTAGTTGATTAATCTACCTATTTTCAGTAAAGTTCTATTTGAGGACATTGTCAATGGACCCAATTTTTCAGTTATGCACTAGGTGTGCATGATGTATTTTCTTGTGTAAAGAATATTCGAATGCGATTGTTTGATGTATGCTTATTATCAATAGTTTGgtgaatgagattttttttaaatcaataaataaataaattcgaataaattacaaatatatcATTCAAAGCGAGTATTATTGGTTATTTAATTAGGATAATATTGATGATCTCCATGCAGATCTCgtagttttttaaatttatttacatgcGTATAATACGGTTCTATACACATATGATCAATTGAGaagatgaaatttcaaaaaaatgattctTTTCTGATGTTTCTGTTTtgttttgcgattttttatcTCGATATACTTGGTCGTCGTAGATCCGGTTGACAGCACTGCACCAAGCATGCATTTAATAAGCCGGTAGCGTTCttccaaaaaagaaaaaaataatttaaattcaatataGGTCACTATAAATAATCTGAGAATTAAATTGTCATTCACGTTCACTTTCTTTTAATTAAGCCCAAAGAGCAACGAATTAccaaaaatatgtttaaaaaaaaaaatgtataactgTCTGGAAATTGGCTACAAGCTACTTCAACAAGAATGATGATTGTGTTTCGAGAAATTGTTCACATTCTGAGTCCACGTGGATAGTTTACATAACTCAATATGCCTATGTTCAGTTTAAGAATAATTACCGTGAAAAGTCTGAGGCGGGTTCAGCAAATTTATGCCTGACCATAAACGATGCTACAGCTTCCGCCACTTTATCTGGAACATCCTCATGTACCGCATGACCACAGGCAGGAAGCACTTGCATTTGAAACTTGcctaacagaaaaaaaaaccattgaaAAACGGTTAGTAAGGCGGCCAAATTTCCATAAAACAGTATCAAACAATCTATAACATGAACAATACtcaattataaattcaaatatcaattACAACAATTACTGTTTCAGTTTGTTATGCAATGTTAATGCAAGGAATTGTACCTAATATTTTTACTACATAAGAAATTTATAACCATTTTTTAATGTTATAGCTGATCTCCTACCTTGCATTTGACCAACTGTAAGTTCCCTGTCGAGTCTATCTACTCCTGCCAGTAGCAGCATTTTGGGTGCCGAGACGTTCAGAAAGGCTGCAGACAAACCTTGGAACCAGCCTGACCAATGCTGTTCCGTTTTCCCCAGATCTATTCTCcacgtgtaatttttattgctGGAAGTGGAAGCCGTTGGAGAAGTGACTGTTGGTGGTGACATGGCCAGAGGTTCTTCTTCTGGGATTGCGTCGTCCCGCTGTGGCACTGGTTCCACATTATTTGAGTGGTCATGTGAAGCCAATACTGACGGAATATCGTGTGTTGCTAACTTGCCTGTTTTCGtactgaaaaaatgttgacgtACATTCATTAGCCTCCGCATAAAATAGAATAGTTGCATCTATGAGAAGGACTTGCTTGCATCTATGCACACATTCCCATTGTTCACCCAATTTACTAtgcattcatttttatttttttttatgttacaCGCAAAATGTTGTTTGGTACATaaatttgttaataaattCACAATATGCTTATGACTCCGAATAACTCTTAAATAAAGttattggttttctttttcaaatactgGCATTTGACTTTCATTAGAGTATACAGGGTGACCCAGGATTATCGTCTCATAGGCTACCAATGTGTCCTTTGTAAAAATATGCGTCGCAAACATTTTCCATCTTTGTCGCAGATTTGGTTGACGAATGCATTAGTATCCTATGAGACGATAGTCCTGGGCCAGCCCGTATAATACTGTAGTGAAATTcccatattttatttactaatGACCAGAAGGAATACTGCAACTCTTCGAAAATGATTCAATTATAAGAGACAAGACTTGTTCTATAAATTGTTTAATCTCTTATaccttacttttttatttgcccAGGAACAGATACTTTGGCCGAATCGATATTACGGATTTGCCCACTGCGTATACTGaaataaacagaaaaagatTGAATAAAACAGTCACAGCTACTAATTcttattgagaaatttcattatctACAGATTTCTTTATCAAATTcccaatgaaaaaaaatctcagtacacaaaatgaaaataaaataaaactgaccACCATTCAATTGCTTGAGGTATAGTACTGAAACTGCTTGGTCGAGATCTGAGGAAACTTTGCATAGATGTGAGAGCATCCATAGCTGTTCCTTCAACAACGTCAATTACAGCCATCCCAGCAATGTTTGGAATCAATGGAGCCGCGCGAACTGCTACAGCGCCTCCCATGCTGTGACCAACTAATATTACAGGGGAGTTGTCAGTAGTTGCCTCTATAATTGCTGCTACATCACTGTACGAAAacgtattcaattatttcatagTTAAAATATTGGTGTGGCAAAATTAACACATGCAATCACCTTACTAAAGAAAACCTAattatatctaatttttttcattaccatGCTAACGAATCTGACGATAGATCATCGTCGTTTGTTGTATGTGAATCTCCGTGACCTCGCAAATCTATTGCCATTACTTTACATATCACCATCGTCATTATTGACTTCTGAAATAAGtaacataattataattgagACAAAAGtagataataattaatgaatgATACTGGAGATCAGTGTAAATTTTGGTATAGCATATTAATAAAGCTGATCCCTCGAACatcaaatttgaactttttatggacaattattataatcaaaatGTTCCAATCgttaaaaatcaataacaTAGAACTAATTCATGCATTTCATTGTAATATCGAATTATCTCCGCATCAGAGTATGGACATAACTTGAAATAATATCATTTTGAAGCTTCTCGCCGCAAAACAAATTGCAATACTTTTCAAAAACGTTTGCACTTACAAACTATAATGACAATTTTAATCTTCATTAAAGACGATTTAGAATAATAAGAAAAGCTCCTACATTCGTGTTTAATGATCACCTCGACGCATTGCAAATGTTGAAtggaaatttcaatcaattttgtaCACTGTAATTAccagtgaaaatgaaaatctttcATGTTTGTGCATAGCGGAAGACGCACATCTGTTAATTGGAACATTACAAAACAAGATTTTTTATTGAAGACAACATGGCCTATGCTGATTATTCAACAGCTCAAAAAAGTGTAGTAATTGTTATACTGACGAACCGTAAACTCCGCCCATGTCAAAGCACTGAAACCCCCGCCATGAAGCAGAACTAAAATTGGGCCTTCATTTCCCTTGGTATAAATGTGGAACGTGTTCTCCTGAATTTTAACATCTTTAGACTCGTCAAAATATGGATGCCACTCGACAGGATCGTAGTCCCGCTTTCGTTGAAAGGCTCTTGATTTGCAGGCTCTGAAGAATACATACATAATCAAACAGAGTAAATGTAAAAGTGAAGGAATCAAGTTGAACGATTCCGCGATAGCCTTTTCTTTATcacataaatttcaaaaaaccaGTTAGTCATCGTATTGTAACTTTGGATATTAAGGATGGAGTTATATACAAAAATTACTGTGCATAGCAAATACTGAACAAATAGAAATCTGTGACTGACTAATTCTTATGTTATTACGTTACAACTGTGCAAATCAACGAATGCTAGAAACAATCAGTgaaaacgtagaaaaaaaacagggaCTACAGAAAATCAACTCAGTGACGTGCAGCTATTGACTGATATTAGATACGTTATTGCAATACAGGTACATAAACGACGTACTGAGTCTGGCACCCTTGTTGACAGCAAGCAGGGAGCCTGTTTGCTTGCATATTATAAACTTCAAATGAACATAAGCAACGAGTTTGCGATAGGTTATGGTAAATTAAGGGTTATTGTGTGACAACTAACCTAGAAGGCATACCGAAATCAAGGCCTGACGGTGGCAACTTGGAtttcaaaatcgatttttgtaGTGAAGACATCGCCGCCGTACTTTTCCAACAATGATCTCCAGTTATTATCGATTGATATTCGCGGATTAATGTGATATCTCAATTGTTTCGTTCGTGATATCTAGCCCAATCCAAATGACAGTGATCAACACAAGACAAATTATCCTGCAGATATCAAATATAGGTATGCAGCACtgttatatatacattcaatATACAAAGCATGAGTACCCACCTGCATTACCGATCGTCGATaaggagattttttttctactcatatcttcaattttgtttaattttaccaATCATACCAACCAATGCTCAAATTATACCCCCCATAAATTATATCATTAGTTAACCATATGCCTGGTTATTCTTTTCGCCAGTTCTTGGGACAAAGTGATCTTCGGCAATTTTCTTAATTCACTGTGTTCTGTTGCTAATTTCTAGTAGAAAAAAACACCAATTCCTTTCATCTGAAACTTAATACGTCGAGATTAGGCACGATGGGGTAGAGGACTCTTCTTGTAACTTCCGTAAGCATCTTCTTTCAAATTACCGGCTGTTAGTAAGGCAGGATTACCGTTACCCTCAAATTTCATTGATACGCAGGTAGACCTAACGGACCTTACTGCGTGTACAGGTCAGTGCAGAACTAATTACCCTAGTCATAAACATTCCTTACATGTAGGCTCTTCTACAATGAACACCTACATTTGATGTTCTACAGTACATAAACAAAAGGACTAAAGGCGCTGTGATTCCTGAAATTGCTTGAAGGATGTTCGATCTGATCACTGAAATTATGTTGTGATGAGTATCCAATAGAGATCTGTGATCCAATTATACTGCTATAACAATTGAAAAGGATGTTGAGTGAATTTCGCGAGTTCGTGGATTTTATCCAAGAAATAACAAGCGATTACCCCAGCAAgttggttgaattttttcgggACATATTCATTTACGTTCCTGACGATAAAATACCgccaaaatttgaatacatgTGCCCTGCAGCTACGAAACCCACGGCGTTAACTGTTTCActtcagaaatattttgccAACCAAACTAAAGACTTCTGCGAATTAACGTACAACGAAGGTTGGGATCAGTTGGAAGAACACTTGGGACCTGATCTTTTGCGGTTGGTCAAGATTTATCTAGTTTTTCAGTTCGAAAGAAGGAAAGCATTTGTGTATTAGTAGAATGTCTGTAGTTTGTTTCTTCTACTAACAATTATGTTGCGGTCTTCATGCATTCCGTGAATTCGTCAGACCTTTATAGTATTTTGAATGATTGCAGCATCTGTGGTCAATAATTTGAACATTTGTGTTGATCATCAATAGTTACAATCATATATTCCATCGTTGATTGATGATCTGATTTTGAAGTATTTTCagtttgtatttatttgtacatttctattttatatttttttgcatagATTCTGTCTCACCGAGTGTATATTTGCAAAGAAAACAAATGCCGGTGCTTTCATGGTATCAAACTTATCAaatttgtgcaaaaaaatACCAGTCAACCCTCCTGAAAAACTAAGCAAACGATTTTATCACACAGCTAAATGTCAAGAAGGTAGTACTTAATTGTTCGAAGGAGtcttaataaatatttataagcACATATAAATATGGTTATCTGTCCAAATTGATTAACAACAGAAGGGATGAGAAAATAACAGTCACATGATTTATACGAAGAATGAATCTTTCTTCACATTACAGAAAGTACCGATGATTTACTCGTTTCCCGAGACGATAAAATTAACGAATGGGAGAAGCTGCAGAAAAATCTGATTCACTTATTTTGTCCCGATGACATAGATATTTCAACGGATGCAAATTTGTTCAAAACTTCGAGTAGTCGAAAGTTTCCAGATGGTCATGTACTAGTCAAGAAAAATAGTATGACAACTATGTCTTCCCAGGTCATCAACACACGagtaggaaataaaaaaattgtccagTACGAAGATTGCATGGAGCCGCTAGAGCTGCTGCTTAAGAAACTGAAGAAAGCTCATTCCAAATACAATTACGAAAAGGCGCTGAATAGACTGATTTCTTCAAACACAGTGGCTTCTAGTGGTGAGAAGACAATTGAGCACCACAATTCTGGAAATCAGCTACCACTTCCAGTCTTAAAGAAATActtcaataatattttcaaccacGTGATTCCACGAGAATTGTTTGGAAGTAACAAGAACAGAAATactgtgataaaaataatttgccaCTTGCTTGAAACACCTCAGTATCAGTCCATTAATTTGAGGTCATACATTTTAAAAATGAGGGTAAGGAAACTAAGCTAGACTAGATTACAtactcataaaaaaaaaataatgtgaattaatattgaaatgaattgcTAATTTTAAACATGTATTTTCTGTAAAGCAGTGAAACTTGCATTGAACTGACGATCTCATAACAGCATGATTTTTTGAAGGTATCTGAAATCCGTTGGCTGGACGGTGTCAAGAACAGTGATGTCCAATGGACAATATTgggaaaattattgaaatggTTTTTTAAAAACTACGTACTAGAAATATTCCGTActcaattatatataatggTGACAAacagtaaaaagaaaatttacttCAAACAAATCGATTGGCAGAAACTGACCGCTGAATTTCTTAAGAAAATGTCACGGGACAAAGTTATCGCCAGAGTCAATGGCATCACTACTAAGGTCTCCTGCAACGGTAGGTGGATTCTTTTTCCAAAGAAGAATGGAGTGAGGCCTATTATGTCTCGAGTTGGGTAagattttgtcaatttttcaattgcttATTGTGCAGACAAATTTGATATAAGATTACGCATCGTTAACAGGGGCAGCGAAGTAGGTGAAAATACAAAACTGGCTCTCTGCTTCCTGCAGCAGCTGCATATAACAAAGTATGGAGAAtcaggaaaacaaattttcattgaaaaatggcgaaaccTAGTAGATAAATTTAGGAATGAAAGGAACAAAACTGTGTACTTGGTGTGTTGTGATATCCAAAATGCTTATGGGGCGATTGATCAGAGTAAGTCTTTTTCTTCTATAAGTTGTTCAACgagtaaagtaaaaaatgtgaaTCTCATTCTATTAGATTGCAGTTTCATTGACGTTACACTTTTATTAGATAAACTTCTGGAAATTGTGGAATCGCTTGCTCATTCAGCTGGTCCGCAACTGAGCctcaaatggtataaaatatCCAAAAATATCAATGCAGTAAAGTCAAACTGCTCTAGATCAAAGAAATGCTTCAAGTATCCGGAACTCGAACTACCGGTCCACTCGAAATCAATATTTGCCTGTGGATCTGATAAGGTGGTCAAAGTCAGAACAAAAGTGTTGCTttgtgagataaaaaaaaacgtactaATGCAGAATGTAggtaatttatttacacataAATCAAGCTGGCACTAACCCTAATCATAACAATATCTGTTGTGTACTGTAAACTCGGACCCAACATAAGCTGTTGAAATTGtgaattggaaattgaaaGTGATAACTTGCAAATGCTGAATTCTGTGTTACACATactataattaaaaatgaacaTTCTATAGATACTTATATCAAACCAAAGGTATTTACTTCAAAAAGGAATTGCTCAAGGGGCTATATTATCGACTGCGTTATGTGACTTGTATTATGCACACATGGTAGAAACGAATCTGTCAGAATTCAAGGATAAGGGTTTACTATGTCGATATGTAGATGATTTTCTATTCGCAACAGAAGATAAAGCCTTGGCTGAACGGTATGTctttaaaatatataacagAAATAGTTCGGAAGATTGAGAACATTGTACTACATGATAATTGTCTTgagtaaatattattcttggacATGAAGGTCAGtacaaaacagtttttttttgttaacgtGCAACGTGATAATTGTATTCCTTGGGATTTTCCAGATTTTTGCAGTACGTGCATAAAGGATGCCCAGATTATAACTGCAGTTTCAATGCCGCTAAGACAAGAACAAACTTACCAGGCCATGAACATACTATGAACGATATCACCTATCTAGGCTATAATATCCATCCAAAAACTCTAGAGGTAACGtcggatttttcaaaaagccCACGATACACGACCGTTCTGTCAAAGCCACGTTATCAAATATTACAGTAAGTTTAGACGAGTTATATTTGAAACTTATATGAATTCCAATTGAAGGATCAGATCTTAACCAAAAGATGCTAATaatgtgttgaaaatttttccgctCTATTTTGCCATTTTGCATTATCATGTCACCAATGTAAGTTTTCATTTACAGAACATTTCACAAGCGATTATCGAACTTGGCTTCGCTTAAGATAGATGGAATGGTTTTGGATCTTAAAATAAACAGCGAAGATACTATGATACACAATGTAAATTGCATGTTCAAAAGGCAAGCCGAACGCTGTCTGTGGCTTCTAAGTGCACTGTTTGATGATATGTCTAGTCAGCTCAGTGAAATCTTTAAAATCATAAGGTCGACTAACTTACAAATCTTTCGACGCATACATCGGTATTTTCTTACACGTAAGTCACTCTTTATTAAAGGAATAGTGATTTACACATTGAATATACcaactattttttaaatattttcacaacatCCTAATATGTATTTTCTTCGTTGGTATTCCATCGGTCATTTACTACTGAAAACAAATGAATGTAAATTCTCTTGAAAACATTCCAGTTagttaatttattattagttCAATAGCTATAGCAGATGTACGCAGTTATTCATTGTGCGATTATTTTTCAGATGGGTATAACTTTGAAAGCCTCGTCCCACGATTGTTGGTTATACCGTGGAAATCATATCGACAAGTATTCGGCAAGAAGCCCAGTATTCACGTCCATTTTCGGTCACTGTTTCTCAAGAGCATAAAAATGAACGAACATGACAGGGCCAATTGAGCCAGTTACAAAGTAGCCGCGTTATTGTCGCTCATTACTGTGAAAATGTTACTACAGTGCGACATTTTCTACTTGCataatataagattttatacgaaaataaatgagatgcgtttacagagaatttttttattttaatatttgaatGAGTGCGTTTGTTTGCCACCTTTCGGAAACAAAAGGTTTGAAAGATGCTACCGGtttgctaattttttaacattgaCAGAACATTGACAGTGGGAGACAACGGAGCAGTGGAAGTGGAACAGCTATAGATATAGGCGCATAATTTCGCCTCATTCTCCTCTACCGCCTCGATCTCCACCACAAATATcgtcagagagagaaaggagtaCTCCCGGCATATTTCTGTCCTTTAAAAATTTGCTTCAAGCGGCTCATAAGAGCGCTCCGTGCTAGTGCTCATGTTAGTTTTGCCAACTTACAAATCCTCCCCCTAACCTCAAATCCTTAGCATAACATAACCTATAAACCAGTTTACGTCAACTTGACTACAACATCAAGAAATAAATACGAAACATCGTTGTAACCTCGGAATTGCATATCACTGTGCAATTATTGAAGTACCAATACAATGTCTTGGATACAATTTGAAAGTGGTAGAGAAAAAGATGCTGCGCGAAATGCGCTTCGAGAATCACgtcaaaaaatattggaaaaggTAAACAAATATTAACGAGTTtaattttactctatttttattgttttattttctcttataCCTACTCAttacggtgaaatttttgacaattttcaagCGTAGTTAACAAAACtggttgaaatgaattttcgaatttcgatcGGAATTAAAGTTTTTTCTCATTAGGCGGAAGCTGAATATCACAAAAAGCAGATACGAGAGGAACAATCCAAACTCAGAGGGGACGACAAGTGGATGCTGCCCACTGTTGAGGCTAGAATAAAGGGTGATAAGAAAGCAgcaaagaaacgaaaaaaggcgaaagaaaaaaagtcaaagaagaagaaaaaaagtcgaTCAAAGTCTAGCTctgtagggttgaatttgcTTTTGTAATGCATGATTTGACACACGATTATAATTTGGTCCTGTCCTTAATAGAATGTAGCTtactaacaatttttttttatgaacaatcaatactacaaatattttttttttgcattagaATCTGATAATTATCATGAAATAACAGTGAATTCTTGAGATATACTTTTCATTAAAATAGGATCCAAACAATTGCCTACTAATGAAATCatcaatattattgaaaacgaataaaatttgtacagggagaatgaaaattttttaatttcgtccCAAATTACTTGACCAGAGTTCCGAATCgagtaaagaagaagaagatgaggaATGGGTTGAGAAGACCGATTCAATTGGAAATAAAAGTTTGCCAAGACTGACGCAACCCGAGCCTAAAATTCTAGCGCCTGCTGTGAGGGATGAATGGATGAATCTGCCAGGTTTGTTTCCCTGCGTTAATCACAATGAGGAAAAGAGAtcaaaaaatgaggaaaaggCAGCAGAAAAAAGAGATAGGGCAAGCATAGAACAGCTTGGTAAAAGTGAAAGAGAACTCAATCCGTATTGGAAAAATGGTGGTACAGGATTACCTCAAACTGAGGATCAAAGTAACATCAATAAAAGAAGCATGATCGATGCCAAATGGTTAAGAAAAAGTCTGCAGAGAGCTGAAGAACAAGCCAATGACGAGGGAAGGAGCTTGGAAGAAGTGGCTGCAGAAAGATGGGGGGTATGCTTTACATTTCATTTAGTAGAGTCGCATTTTCTCCcttccaaaaaaaaacaaacactcCATTAAGAGTTTTTTGTTACAGTCTTTGGCGAGACTGCAGTCCTTAATAGTCCAAGCCGAAAGCAAATCGCACACTGCCTCAAAAAG
It includes:
- the LOC124223619 gene encoding protein phosphatase methylesterase 1 isoform X1 gives rise to the protein MSSLQKSILKSKLPPSGLDFGMPSRACKSRAFQRKRDYDPVEWHPYFDESKDVKIQENTFHIYTKGNEGPILVLLHGGGFSALTWAEFTKSIMTMVICKVMAIDLRGHGDSHTTNDDDLSSDSLACDVAAIIEATTDNSPVILVGHSMGGAVAVRAAPLIPNIAGMAVIDVVEGTAMDALTSMQSFLRSRPSSFSTIPQAIEWCIRSGQIRNIDSAKVSVPGQIKNTKTGKLATHDIPSVLASHDHSNNVEPVPQRDDAIPEEEPLAMSPPTVTSPTASTSSNKNYTWRIDLGKTEQHWSGWFQGLSAAFLNVSAPKMLLLAGVDRLDRELTVGQMQGKFQMQVLPACGHAVHEDVPDKVAEAVASFMVRHKFAEPASDFSRTLPAY
- the LOC124223619 gene encoding protein phosphatase methylesterase 1 isoform X2; amino-acid sequence: MSSLQKSILKSKLPPSGLDFGMPSRACKSRAFQRKRDYDPVEWHPYFDESKDVKIQENTFHIYTKGNEGPILVLLHGGGFSALTWAEFTKSIMTMVICKVMAIDLRGHGDSHTTNDDDLSSDSLACDVAAIIEATTDNSPVILVGHSMGGAVAVRAAPLIPNIAGMAVIDVVEGTAMDALTSMQSFLRSRPSSFSTIPQAIEWCTKTGKLATHDIPSVLASHDHSNNVEPVPQRDDAIPEEEPLAMSPPTVTSPTASTSSNKNYTWRIDLGKTEQHWSGWFQGLSAAFLNVSAPKMLLLAGVDRLDRELTVGQMQGKFQMQVLPACGHAVHEDVPDKVAEAVASFMVRHKFAEPASDFSRTLPAY
- the LOC124223616 gene encoding telomerase reverse transcriptase-like isoform X1, giving the protein MLSEFREFVDFIQEITSDYPSKLVEFFRDIFIYVPDDKIPPKFEYMCPAATKPTALTVSLQKYFANQTKDFCELTYNEGWDQLEEHLGPDLLRFCLTECIFAKKTNAGAFMVSNLSNLCKKIPVNPPEKLSKRFYHTAKCQEESTDDLLVSRDDKINEWEKLQKNLIHLFCPDDIDISTDANLFKTSSSRKFPDGHVLVKKNSMTTMSSQVINTRVGNKKIVQYEDCMEPLELLLKKLKKAHSKYNYEKALNRLISSNTVASSGEKTIEHHNSGNQLPLPVLKKYFNNIFNHVIPRELFGSNKNRNTVIKIICHLLETPQYQSINLRSYILKMRVSEIRWLDGVKNSDVQWTILGKLLKWFFKNYVLEIFRTQLYIMVTNSKKKIYFKQIDWQKLTAEFLKKMSRDKVIARVNGITTKVSCNGRWILFPKKNGVRPIMSRVGGSEVGENTKLALCFLQQLHITKYGESGKQIFIEKWRNLVDKFRNERNKTVYLVCCDIQNAYGAIDQNKLLEIVESLAHSAGPQLSLKWYKISKNINAVKSNCSRSKKCFKYPELELPVHSKSIFACGSDKVVKVRTKVLLCEIKKNVLMQNILISNQRYLLQKGIAQGAILSTALCDLYYAHMVETNLSEFKDKGLLCRYVDDFLFATEDKALAERFLQYVHKGCPDYNCSFNAAKTRTNLPGHEHTMNDITYLGYNIHPKTLEVTSDFSKSPRYTTVLSKPRYQILQTFHKRLSNLASLKIDGMVLDLKINSEDTMIHNVNCMFKRQAERCLWLLSALFDDMSSQLSEIFKIIRSTNLQIFRRIHRYFLTHGYNFESLVPRLLVIPWKSYRQVFGKKPSIHVHFRSLFLKSIKMNEHDRAN
- the LOC124223616 gene encoding telomerase reverse transcriptase-like isoform X2 encodes the protein MVSNLSNLCKKIPVNPPEKLSKRFYHTAKCQEESTDDLLVSRDDKINEWEKLQKNLIHLFCPDDIDISTDANLFKTSSSRKFPDGHVLVKKNSMTTMSSQVINTRVGNKKIVQYEDCMEPLELLLKKLKKAHSKYNYEKALNRLISSNTVASSGEKTIEHHNSGNQLPLPVLKKYFNNIFNHVIPRELFGSNKNRNTVIKIICHLLETPQYQSINLRSYILKMRVSEIRWLDGVKNSDVQWTILGKLLKWFFKNYVLEIFRTQLYIMVTNSKKKIYFKQIDWQKLTAEFLKKMSRDKVIARVNGITTKVSCNGRWILFPKKNGVRPIMSRVGGSEVGENTKLALCFLQQLHITKYGESGKQIFIEKWRNLVDKFRNERNKTVYLVCCDIQNAYGAIDQNKLLEIVESLAHSAGPQLSLKWYKISKNINAVKSNCSRSKKCFKYPELELPVHSKSIFACGSDKVVKVRTKVLLCEIKKNVLMQNILISNQRYLLQKGIAQGAILSTALCDLYYAHMVETNLSEFKDKGLLCRYVDDFLFATEDKALAERFLQYVHKGCPDYNCSFNAAKTRTNLPGHEHTMNDITYLGYNIHPKTLEVTSDFSKSPRYTTVLSKPRYQILQTFHKRLSNLASLKIDGMVLDLKINSEDTMIHNVNCMFKRQAERCLWLLSALFDDMSSQLSEIFKIIRSTNLQIFRRIHRYFLTHGYNFESLVPRLLVIPWKSYRQVFGKKPSIHVHFRSLFLKSIKMNEHDRAN